CATAAAAGCTCCAGAACCATAGAATTCTGCGAATAAACTTCAAAACGCTTAAGGTACTTCAAAGTTACCATGAAGTGCCATAGGGCCAAGAACCTCCTTTACGTCATGTACTTCCTAGGCCATAAAAAAATCAAGAATACCCTAATATATACATATTTGTTAGATTTCAAAAGCGATGAACACATCTGCAAGGCAGCTAAAACTGTGGAAGGTGCTAAGGCATTAATAGAGGAAAGCTTCGAATGTGTCATGGACATGGGAAAGTGTTCAATATCCTTGCCACTTCTACATCTATTTTTTAATAACGGAATCCCAAAGCTTTTTCGATATTTTCTGCTGTGTCAGCTCTACTGAGTTTTTGTGCTTCTAGCCTCAGTTCGGCCAAACGGTTTCCGGTCTCTTCTCTGATTTTTATGGTGGTGATATCGCCCAAAAGTATCCTCCTAAGAATAAGCCACGAAGGCCAATTCGATTCGCCAAGGATATAGAACCCACACTTCCTTCAACTCCTTATCCCATATGGGCATCTGGTCATCGTAATAGGTGGATTTAATCAGGCCCAAGCCATAGATTCCATCTGTGCCGGTGATTTGGAAGACCAAGTAATCGAAAGGGTTTTATGCGATTGAAGACCATTATAAAAAGCTTCCAATTCCTCCTCTGCTTCTCGCCTGCTTCTCTATCCCAGAAGCCCCATAGTATGCGCTCATGAATCCTGCGAACGTTATCCAGGTTGGTTAATGATACAAGCCAAACAGGCAAAATTCTCCACCAAATAATCTCATTATCGATAAAATGATGCATCGAAGGAAAAAGAAGAAGGGAAAGAGGGATTTCAGCGTCTACGCCTTTTAACAGTCACGGCGATCATAGAGGCCAAGCCGACTAAGACTATGTATGGTGCTAGGATAGCAAGCTTATTGGACGAGTAGAGTTTTCCTCCAACAGGCGTGGGCTTAAACGATGGTGACGGAGGTTGTTCAGCTAGAGAAAGCTGAACGTACTGGTACCGGTAGACCCTTGAACGTAACGGAGACTCTATGGCTCCACCTGACTCGTTCGGTGGATCTGGATAAATACCATTCCAAGCATAAATTTCATTTCTCTCTTCTCCATCTAGTTTAAACCTATATGGATTATAATGGTGAATTATTCCGTTGTTATCGATTTCCCCGCTTATGATTTTTTCCCATGTCGATATATCGTTATAAATAAAGCCTGTTGATCCATATCTACCATCGTTATCCCATGTATCCCAAATATAGTCAGCTATAAAGTCTCCATCATTCTTAAAAAGCTTCACAGTTTTTTTAATAGCTGGATTTCCTGATTCATCAAAAACTCTACCGTAGCCAAGCCAGTAATAACTTATCCAGCCAATACCATTATCCCCAAATTGATTATACTTAAGTAGATTTTCTGGGAAAAGCCATGAAGGATTATCTAAAAATCTAAATCCATATTCACCATTATTTCTAATAACGTTTCCTGATACGCTATTGCTGCTTGAAAGCATATCATCGTTAGTCCCTGGTGGATCTGGAGAAGCCGACTCACCATAGTAAGGCTCAATCCTGAAACCATCTAAATCGTTTTCTATCACATTATTATTATCAGCGGTACCGGTTGAACCAACCCAATAAAAGCCCCAAAGCTCATTATCTTCAACAGTATTTCCGTCAGCTACAAAATTTGTTGCTTTAATTAATATTATTCCAGCTCCCCTATTCTGAAGAACCCAATTATTTTCCAGCTTTGTTCCACTAGGGCCTTGAAGCGGAGAACCGTAAACTGGAAAAGGGTAATGAATATCTGGAAACGCTGCATTTCCAACGAGAATTCCAGCTCCATTACCATCAAGCCTATTACCCGTTGGATTGCCATATTCATTAAAAGCCCCAATTTTATTGTACGTTACCACATTATTGTTTGTTTCAGGTCCAATTATAGCTATGCCTTCATAATAATGGTTTGAAATAATATTTGAGTGAATAGTATTCTCGTCAGCTCCATCCTTGAGGGTTATCCCTATAGTTTTCATAGTAT
This Candidatus Bathyarchaeota archaeon DNA region includes the following protein-coding sequences:
- a CDS encoding right-handed parallel beta-helix repeat-containing protein is translated as LRWAIEEANANSGEDYIMFDSSLSGTIVLNSPLPQITEAVTIDGSTAGGPITIDGSTYNVANCFTITVWWGTTTIKSLKLVGFTEYGVIVTQGLDEVYLESLDISGCGYGGVAIIRYSWGTLSFSVRIQYCNIHENGGVGIAVRASGVYIYGCEIYMNQGAGVYITVDGANNGVTDVNIVGNQIHHNYAEGVLIKGNVFDSHIGSVDEINTIEYNSFGGVTLVSDSTAGPTSNYIVNNHVKFNGFQDIAIVGEGTKFNKVNFNYVTSDENTMKTIGITLKDGADENTIHSNIISNHYYEGIAIIGPETNNNVVTYNKIGAFNEYGNPTGNRLDGNGAGILVGNAAFPDIHYPFPVYGSPLQGPSGTKLENNWVLQNRGAGIILIKATNFVADGNTVEDNELWGFYWVGSTGTADNNNVIENDLDGFRIEPYYGESASPDPPGTNDDMLSSSNSVSGNVIRNNGEYGFRFLDNPSWLFPENLLKYNQFGDNGIGWISYYWLGYGRVFDESGNPAIKKTVKLFKNDGDFIADYIWDTWDNDGRYGSTGFIYNDISTWEKIISGEIDNNGIIHHYNPYRFKLDGEERNEIYAWNGIYPDPPNESGGAIESPLRSRVYRYQYVQLSLAEQPPSPSFKPTPVGGKLYSSNKLAILAPYIVLVGLASMIAVTVKRRRR